Proteins from one Coffea arabica cultivar ET-39 chromosome 8c, Coffea Arabica ET-39 HiFi, whole genome shotgun sequence genomic window:
- the LOC140013721 gene encoding probable folate-biopterin transporter 6 produces the protein MCPSETQELNPKTPNSNIDESGQPLAAASEDQGNEKEEEPSNSNLVKTHSIKSVILEPLEWLQMLSSRLDSTFVLGVILVYGLSQGFSGSFFKVVSDYYWKDVQKVQPSAVQLFISLYSIPWVMKPIWGLLTDVFPVKGYKRRPYFVLAGVVGAISALFLALSGNLAVALALGFLIGIMTGVAIADVTIDACIARKSIEIKSLAPDMQSLCGFCSSVGALIGYSSSGFFVHHLGAQGSLGLLAIPPAALIALGFVINELKTVDDIQFEKKKAVENLGTAVKGMCKTIQCPDVWKPSLYMYLSIALSISTHEGQFYWYTDPKAGPAFSQEFVGIIYAIGALASIVGVLIYHKTLKDYPFRSLLFFAQLLYATSGMLDLVFVLRWNLALGIPDYFFVIMEECVSRIISRIRWMPMMVLSSRLCPIGIEGTFFALLMCIDSLGSLTSKSAGGMVLHLFHVTRTNFKNLWVTLLIRNLLRFGTLALIFLVPNADHSSLVVPFDILTKTANNSSRRDDDNLQLVPLNEKLEV, from the exons ATGTGTCCCTCAGAGACTCAAGAGCTCAATCCAAAGACACCGAATAGCAATATTGATGAGTCAGGACAGCCCTTAGCTGCAGCCTCAGAAGATCAAGGAAATGAAAAAGAGGAGGAGCCCTCCAACTCAAACTTGGTGAAAACTCATTCAATAAAATCTGTGATTCTTGAACCACTTGAATGGCTTCAGATGCTCTCTTCAAGACTGGATTCAACCTTTGTTCTTGGCGTTATTCTTGTCTATGGTCTAAGCCAAGGCTTCTCTGGATCTTTCTTCAAAGTAGTCTCAGATTACTATTGGAAAGATGTCCAAAAGGTACAGCCCTCGGCAGTGCAGCTATTCATAAGCTTATACTCCATTCCATGGGTGATGAAGCCCATTTGGGGACTACTCACAGATGTTTTCCCTGTCAAAGGTTACAAAAGAAGACCATATTTTGTACTTGCTGGTGTTGTAGGGGCTATTTCAGCACTGTTTTTGGCTTTGAGTGGAAATTTGGCAGTTGCATTGGCTTTGGGATTTCTGATCGGAATAATGACTGGGGTGGCCATTGCAGATGTGACCATTGATGCCTGTATTGCAAGAAAAAGCATAGAAATCAAATCATTGGCTCCTGATATGCAAAGCCTTTGTGGGTTTTGTTCCTCGGTTGGTGCACTTATTGGGTACTCCTCCAGTGGTTTCTTTGTTCACCATCTCGGAGCTCAG GGGTCGCTTGGGCTTTTGGCAATACCACCGGCTGCATTGATTGCACTTGGGTTTGTGATCAATGAGTTGAAAACTGTAGATGACATCCAATTTGAGAAGAAAAAG GCAGTTGAGAATTTGGGAACAGCAGTGAAAGGCATGTGCAAGACAATCCAGTGCCCAGATGTATGGAAGCCATCGCTATACATGTACTTATCTATAGCTTTGAGCATAAGTACTCATGAAGGCCAATTCTATTGGTATACAGATCCCAAAGCTGGTCCAGCATTCTCTCAG GAATTTGTAGGTATTATCTATGCAATTGGTGCATTGGCATCCATTGTTGGGGTTCTAATATATCACAAAACCCTTAAAGATTATCCATTTAGAAGTTTGCTCTTTTTTGCGCAGCTCCTGTATGCAACTTCAGGAATGCTTGATCTTGTTTTCGTGCTTCGTTGGAATTTAGCTCTTGGAATTCCAGATTACTTCTTCGTAATCATGGAAGAATGCGTGTCAAGAATCATCAGTAGAATTAGATGGATGCCAATGATGGTGTTGAGTAGCAGATTATGTCCTATAGGCATTGAGGGCACATTTTTTGCATTGTTAATGTGCATTGATAGCCTTGGTTCACTTACTTCCAAATCTGCCGGAGGGATGGTTCTCCATCTATTTCATGTCACCAGAACTAATTTCAAGAATTTGTGGGTAACACTTCTCATCAGAAATCTTCTCAGATTTGGTACATTGGCTTTGATATTTCTTGTTCCAAATGCTGATCATTCAAGTCTTGTAGTTCCATTTGATATATTGACAAAGACTGCCAACAATAGCTCTAGGAGGGATGATGACAATCTACAACTTGTACCgttgaatgagaaattggaggTTTGA